One Algibacter sp. L3A6 genomic region harbors:
- a CDS encoding T9SS type A sorting domain-containing protein, with protein MIKNYTRKMLLSALIGFLGLTSLNAQVMLQEIPLAQQIESSSLVVEGKVISKESFWNADHTNIYTVNTVEVYKVFKGQPATTVQVVTKGGTVGTMAQKVSPSLNLDTNDVGVFTLTSDTVDHANAFRAYAGVQGFYKYDLNKNVVTNPFHKMESVESVYTEILSKTKSNFSEVLEFDALERANKAAKSAKVLAPSSITYSPGEISAGTESVLTIAGTGFGAVKGDVGFANSSDGGVSTTYALSSQVLSWTDTLITVEVPSLAGTGVVTVVDANGDFSTSEDVLTVSFALLNNNNSGQAYLAQHYGDNGNGGFTWSQNSSFSANTAAAAAFLRALDTWRNETKINWMLGEDTSETNSGIDNLNLIGFSATLPEGYLGETIVYYDSCNSADWVVAEVDILFTSEENWDYGPNLPFFDIDFESVALHELGHAHLLDHVIDSEDLMDFDIGPGQVTRTLSSTNKEAGDIIVAKSTTNSVCDYQLMTLYSGQLSVEEDVLESGIDLYPNPANEAFFLKKASSINLESVVIYDVNGRLISKHDASNTSGVQSISLSGISKGLYFVNINSDLATITKKLIVK; from the coding sequence ATGATTAAAAATTACACAAGGAAAATGCTTCTTTCGGCATTAATCGGTTTTTTAGGTTTAACTAGCCTTAATGCCCAAGTGATGCTACAGGAAATCCCTCTGGCACAGCAAATTGAATCTTCAAGTTTGGTTGTTGAAGGAAAAGTGATTTCAAAAGAATCTTTTTGGAACGCAGACCACACTAATATCTACACGGTAAATACTGTTGAGGTTTATAAGGTGTTTAAAGGACAACCGGCAACAACTGTTCAGGTTGTAACTAAAGGTGGTACTGTTGGTACTATGGCGCAAAAAGTATCTCCAAGTTTAAATTTAGACACAAATGATGTTGGAGTATTTACTTTAACTAGTGATACTGTTGATCATGCCAACGCATTTAGAGCTTACGCTGGTGTTCAAGGTTTTTATAAATACGATTTAAATAAAAATGTTGTAACAAATCCTTTTCATAAAATGGAAAGTGTAGAATCTGTTTACACTGAAATTTTATCTAAAACAAAATCTAATTTTTCTGAAGTTTTAGAGTTTGATGCTTTAGAGCGTGCAAATAAGGCTGCAAAAAGCGCAAAAGTTTTAGCACCAAGCAGTATTACATATTCTCCAGGTGAGATTAGTGCAGGTACTGAAAGTGTTTTAACGATTGCAGGAACAGGTTTTGGTGCTGTAAAGGGTGACGTTGGCTTTGCAAATTCTAGCGATGGAGGAGTATCTACTACTTATGCTCTTAGCTCGCAGGTTTTAAGTTGGACGGATACTTTAATTACTGTTGAAGTGCCATCTTTGGCAGGAACAGGAGTTGTAACAGTTGTTGATGCTAATGGTGATTTCTCTACTTCGGAAGATGTTTTAACAGTGTCTTTTGCATTGTTAAATAATAATAATTCAGGACAGGCATATCTAGCTCAGCACTATGGAGATAATGGAAATGGTGGTTTTACATGGAGTCAGAATTCAAGTTTTTCTGCAAACACAGCGGCAGCAGCAGCTTTTTTGAGAGCGTTAGATACTTGGCGTAATGAAACTAAAATAAACTGGATGTTAGGAGAGGATACTTCTGAAACTAATTCGGGGATAGATAACTTAAACCTTATTGGGTTTAGTGCTACTTTACCTGAAGGTTATTTAGGAGAAACTATAGTGTATTACGATAGTTGTAATAGTGCTGATTGGGTTGTGGCTGAGGTTGATATTTTGTTTACTAGTGAAGAAAACTGGGACTATGGTCCAAATTTACCTTTTTTCGATATTGATTTTGAAAGTGTTGCATTACACGAATTGGGGCATGCGCATTTGTTGGATCATGTTATAGATAGTGAGGATCTTATGGATTTTGATATCGGTCCAGGACAAGTTACAAGAACTTTGTCAAGCACTAATAAAGAAGCTGGAGATATTATTGTTGCCAAGAGTACAACAAACTCTGTTTGTGATTATCAATTAATGACATTGTATTCTGGGCAATTAAGCGTAGAAGAAGATGTTTTAGAGAGTGGTATTGATTTATATCCAAACCCTGCTAATGAGGCGTTCTTTCTTAAAAAAGCATCATCAATTAATTTAGAGTCTGTAGTGATTTACGATGTAAATGGACGTTTAATATCTAAACACGATGCTTCGAACACTTCGGGAGTGCAATCCATAAGTTTATCAGGTATTTCTAAAGGACTTTATTTTGTAAATATTAATTCCGATTTAGCTACAATTACTAAAAAGCTTATCGTGAAATAA
- a CDS encoding aminopeptidase P family protein codes for MKYNPIDNKLFIKNRKNFANKMKSNSLAVFNSNDIYPISADSTMPFEQHRDIFYLSGVDQEESILVLFPDCPKEKHREILFLKETNEHIAIWEGEKLTKEKAFETSGIKTVYWLQDMEKIMFEIMTQCDTVYINTNEHYRANVETETREDRFSKWLKDKYPAHSVAKSNPILQRLRSVKDPIELDLIQQACDITEKGFRRILNFVKPGVWEFEIEAEFMHEFLRNRSKKFAYTPIVASGNNANVLHYVENNQQCKAGDLILLDVGAEYANYSSDMTRTIPVSGRFTDRQKAVYNAVLNVKNEATNMLIPGTDWAAYHAEVGKIMTGELLNLGLLDKADVQNEDPEWPAYKKHFMHGTSHHMGLDTHDYGILTEPMQENMVFTVEPAIYIPKEGFGIRLEDDVVIQKTGSPFNLMRNIPLEADEIEDLMNS; via the coding sequence ATGAAATACAATCCAATTGACAACAAACTCTTTATAAAAAACAGAAAAAACTTCGCTAACAAAATGAAGAGTAACAGCTTAGCTGTTTTCAACTCTAACGACATTTACCCAATAAGTGCCGATAGCACTATGCCTTTTGAGCAGCATCGCGACATTTTTTACCTTAGTGGCGTTGACCAAGAAGAAAGTATTTTGGTATTATTTCCAGATTGCCCAAAGGAAAAACACCGTGAAATTCTTTTTCTAAAAGAAACAAACGAACACATTGCCATTTGGGAAGGAGAAAAACTTACTAAAGAAAAAGCTTTTGAAACTAGCGGAATAAAAACAGTTTACTGGTTACAAGACATGGAAAAAATCATGTTTGAAATCATGACACAATGTGATACTGTTTACATTAACACCAACGAACATTACCGTGCCAATGTAGAAACCGAAACGCGTGAAGATCGTTTTTCAAAATGGTTAAAAGATAAATACCCTGCACATAGCGTAGCAAAAAGCAACCCTATTTTACAACGTTTACGCTCTGTAAAAGACCCAATTGAATTAGATTTAATTCAACAAGCTTGTGATATTACCGAAAAAGGATTTCGTAGAATTTTAAATTTTGTTAAACCTGGTGTTTGGGAATTTGAAATTGAAGCGGAATTTATGCACGAATTTTTAAGAAACAGATCTAAAAAGTTTGCTTACACACCTATTGTAGCTTCAGGAAACAATGCAAACGTTCTTCACTATGTAGAAAACAACCAACAATGCAAAGCTGGCGATTTAATTCTATTAGATGTTGGTGCTGAATATGCTAATTACTCTAGTGACATGACAAGAACCATACCCGTTTCTGGTCGTTTTACAGACAGACAAAAAGCCGTTTACAATGCTGTGCTAAATGTTAAAAACGAAGCAACAAACATGCTTATACCAGGAACTGATTGGGCTGCTTATCATGCTGAAGTTGGTAAAATAATGACAGGAGAACTATTAAACCTAGGCTTACTTGATAAAGCCGATGTACAAAATGAAGATCCGGAATGGCCCGCTTACAAAAAACATTTTATGCATGGCACTAGCCACCACATGGGACTAGACACACACGATTACGGTATTTTAACAGAGCCTATGCAAGAAAACATGGTATTTACTGTGGAGCCTGCTATTTACATTCCAAAAGAGGGTTTTGGCATTAGATTAGAAGATGATGTTGTTATCCAAAAAACTGGATCTCCTTTTAATTTAATGAGAAATATTCCTTTAGAGGCTGATGAAATTGAAGACCTAATGAATTCTTAA
- a CDS encoding chemotaxis protein CheB, translating into MKTKNSDLYVVGIGASAGGLDAIQTLFDHLPNNTGMVFIIVQHLSPDFKSLMPELLSKHTAMPIYTAEDKQVIKPNCIYLNVRNKNLHIKGNQLFLLDKGPKNNLNLPIDIFFHTLGEEYKEKSMGVILSGTGSDGSRGIHTIKEQGGAIVVQDPASAQFDGMPNSAITTNLADYISNPEKIAEIISKSLINKPLLDLELYDEKSDNAILNSVFTIVYKFSGIDFREYKKNTLIRRVEKRMNINNIEHLFDYVTFLSSNVEEKQALKEDFLIGVTRFFRDTEAFSLLKTKVIPKICESKNKDDAVRVWIAGCSTGEEVYSIAILIDDYIKSNKLNIDFKIFGTDIDPRALTVAGSGMYNINIANEIEKKYLDKYFLKIGDKIQIIKRVREKIVFSSHNLIKDPPFIRMDLISCRNLLIYFDNTIQKKVMHNFQFALNKFSYLFLGNSESLGSVSTYFKTIDVKWKIFQNISETKKYPSQNNSLERVSTISYKTPVTTRQSPNFRVKENPEQVFHKYLSKKFSPASIFVDKNFNILFINGDAGKRLSHSEGVFQNNLLKIVNADIAGLIRSGVRRLESEKKDIIIKGVINKTKAENFSFDLKFNKPSINDDLNGCYLIEFTNDKVLEYEVPVVIKNIDVDETSNQRLEDLENELKVVKTELQNAIEELETSNEELQSSNEELMASNEELQSTNEELQSVNEELYTVNSEMQEKNKELTNLSNDVTNLLDNTEIATLFLDTELRIRKFTPALKEVFNLHESDYGRPLSSFTSNFMEDTRAEIIEDSRLVLEKLITIEKQLSDRNRNNYLFRASPFVTSSKKISGIVITLNNINKLKETEKELRTSELRYKSLFDNLNEGFLHGEIITDKTGKPIDWIYIDANSAFEKIIGLERKDFVGNRLMDIMPYIQDDPGDWIATFGETAISDKEQYIKEYSTKEGKHYQVHLFSPARGEFAATFADITELKNKKAELLKSEAELCRAQEITHVGSWYLDVETGKVRWTEELYKIYGFDPSLPPPDVKSSSRLFTKSSWKTVSKAIEDCQTKGVSYDLELEIVKNGGEKGWLCIMGEAVRDENDKIIALKGAVQDITQHKTYEAELIKARKEAEIASIHKNYFLANMSHEIRTPMNGVIGFAELLRNDDITKKQRLKYLEIIDGSSKQLLNLIDDIIDIAKIESNEIKIVYKDCHLVKLIKNLEITYNQLKAVKGKDDIVIKSYVPEELKKLVIITDEQRLQQVISNLLNNALKFSEKGEISFGFTVEGDYLKFFVKDEGIGIDVSKHDEVFERFKQVNYDNSAIYGGTGLGLSISKGIVTLLGGEIKLTSELGKGTRFDFTIPLKSTAFKKEAKKAVAPISEAFLKGKTILIAEDDALIQLLFKIVLKKTEADILFANTGKSAVDIFKDNPHIDIVLLDIRMPEMNGIDAMERILEIKPETKIIMQTAYVMPDEKEKCYKKGCVDFLSKPVIKEQLYETLNRWLN; encoded by the coding sequence ATGAAAACTAAAAATTCGGACTTGTATGTTGTTGGTATTGGTGCTTCTGCAGGTGGTTTAGATGCTATACAGACACTCTTTGATCATTTGCCAAACAATACAGGGATGGTATTTATTATTGTTCAGCATCTGTCTCCAGATTTTAAAAGTTTAATGCCTGAGTTGCTTAGCAAGCATACAGCTATGCCTATCTATACTGCAGAAGATAAGCAGGTTATAAAACCGAATTGTATTTATTTAAATGTACGAAATAAAAACCTTCATATTAAAGGTAATCAGTTGTTTCTTCTTGATAAAGGACCTAAAAATAATTTAAATTTACCGATAGATATCTTTTTCCATACTCTAGGAGAGGAGTATAAAGAAAAATCAATGGGTGTTATATTGTCTGGTACGGGCTCCGATGGCTCGAGAGGTATACATACCATAAAAGAACAAGGTGGAGCTATAGTTGTGCAAGACCCAGCTTCTGCTCAATTTGATGGTATGCCTAATTCTGCAATAACGACTAATTTAGCTGATTACATTTCGAACCCCGAAAAAATTGCTGAAATTATTAGTAAAAGTTTAATAAACAAACCATTGCTAGACTTAGAATTATATGATGAAAAATCTGATAACGCTATATTAAATAGTGTTTTTACTATTGTTTACAAGTTTTCTGGAATCGATTTTAGAGAGTATAAAAAAAACACACTCATTCGTAGGGTAGAAAAGCGAATGAATATTAATAATATTGAACATTTGTTCGATTACGTCACCTTCTTGTCTAGTAATGTAGAGGAGAAACAGGCGCTTAAAGAAGATTTTTTAATTGGTGTCACTCGGTTTTTTAGAGATACGGAAGCTTTTAGTTTGTTAAAAACTAAAGTGATACCAAAAATTTGTGAATCCAAAAATAAGGATGATGCTGTTCGAGTATGGATTGCAGGTTGTTCTACAGGAGAGGAAGTATATTCTATAGCCATTTTAATTGATGACTATATTAAAAGCAATAAGCTTAATATTGATTTTAAAATATTTGGTACAGATATAGATCCGAGAGCCTTAACGGTTGCAGGGTCTGGTATGTATAATATTAATATTGCTAATGAGATTGAAAAAAAATATTTAGATAAATATTTTTTAAAAATTGGTGATAAAATACAAATTATAAAACGTGTTAGAGAGAAAATTGTGTTTTCTAGTCATAACTTAATTAAGGATCCTCCATTTATTAGAATGGATTTAATTTCTTGCAGAAACTTACTTATTTATTTTGATAATACTATCCAGAAGAAAGTAATGCATAATTTTCAGTTTGCTTTAAACAAGTTTTCTTATTTGTTTTTGGGTAATAGTGAGTCTTTGGGTTCGGTATCAACGTATTTTAAAACTATTGATGTAAAGTGGAAAATATTTCAAAATATTTCGGAAACAAAAAAATATCCATCTCAAAATAATAGTCTTGAAAGGGTTTCTACAATTTCTTACAAGACTCCTGTCACAACAAGGCAATCTCCTAATTTTAGAGTAAAAGAAAACCCAGAACAGGTGTTTCATAAATATTTAAGTAAAAAATTTAGTCCGGCATCTATATTTGTAGATAAAAACTTTAATATACTTTTTATTAATGGAGATGCAGGAAAGCGTTTGTCTCATAGCGAAGGTGTTTTTCAAAATAATCTATTAAAAATAGTAAATGCAGATATTGCAGGACTTATCAGAAGTGGTGTTAGAAGGCTTGAAAGTGAAAAGAAAGATATTATTATCAAGGGTGTTATTAATAAAACTAAAGCAGAAAATTTTTCTTTCGATTTAAAATTTAATAAACCTAGTATTAATGATGATTTAAATGGCTGTTATTTAATCGAGTTTACGAATGATAAAGTTTTAGAGTATGAAGTTCCGGTGGTTATTAAAAATATAGATGTTGATGAGACATCTAACCAGCGTTTAGAAGATTTAGAAAACGAACTTAAAGTTGTAAAAACCGAATTGCAAAATGCTATTGAAGAACTAGAGACTAGTAACGAAGAATTACAATCTTCTAACGAAGAGCTTATGGCGTCTAACGAAGAGCTTCAAAGTACAAATGAGGAACTGCAATCTGTAAATGAGGAACTGTATACAGTAAACTCCGAAATGCAAGAGAAAAATAAAGAGCTTACAAATTTAAGTAACGATGTAACAAACTTACTCGATAACACTGAAATTGCAACTTTGTTTTTAGATACAGAATTACGTATTAGAAAATTTACGCCAGCACTTAAAGAGGTTTTTAATTTACATGAATCAGATTATGGTAGGCCGCTTTCTAGTTTTACATCTAACTTTATGGAAGACACTAGGGCAGAAATTATAGAAGATTCTAGGTTGGTTTTGGAAAAACTTATTACAATAGAAAAACAGTTAAGTGATAGAAATCGAAATAATTATTTATTTAGAGCAAGTCCGTTTGTTACTTCATCTAAAAAAATAAGCGGTATTGTTATTACATTAAATAATATTAATAAGCTTAAAGAAACCGAAAAAGAGCTTAGAACGTCTGAGCTTAGGTATAAAAGTCTTTTCGATAATTTAAACGAAGGGTTTTTACATGGTGAAATTATAACAGATAAAACGGGTAAACCTATAGACTGGATCTATATAGATGCTAATTCGGCATTTGAGAAAATAATAGGTTTAGAAAGAAAAGATTTTGTAGGCAATAGGTTAATGGATATTATGCCGTACATCCAAGATGATCCTGGAGATTGGATAGCAACCTTTGGAGAAACTGCAATTTCTGATAAAGAACAATATATAAAAGAGTATTCAACTAAAGAAGGCAAGCATTATCAGGTACATTTGTTTAGTCCGGCTAGAGGTGAGTTTGCTGCTACATTTGCAGATATTACTGAGTTGAAAAATAAAAAGGCAGAATTGCTGAAAAGTGAAGCAGAGCTTTGCCGTGCTCAAGAAATTACCCATGTTGGAAGTTGGTATTTAGATGTTGAGACAGGGAAGGTACGTTGGACAGAGGAGCTGTATAAAATATATGGTTTTGACCCTAGTTTGCCTCCGCCAGATGTTAAGTCGAGTAGTAGACTGTTTACTAAGTCTAGCTGGAAAACTGTATCAAAAGCCATTGAAGACTGTCAAACCAAAGGGGTTTCTTATGATTTAGAGTTAGAGATTGTGAAAAATGGTGGCGAAAAAGGTTGGCTTTGTATTATGGGTGAGGCTGTAAGGGATGAAAACGATAAAATTATAGCGCTTAAAGGAGCAGTACAAGATATTACGCAACATAAAACATATGAAGCTGAGCTTATTAAGGCAAGAAAAGAGGCTGAAATAGCAAGTATCCATAAAAATTATTTCTTGGCTAATATGAGTCATGAAATTAGAACACCTATGAATGGTGTTATTGGTTTTGCTGAGTTGTTAAGAAACGATGATATTACCAAGAAACAGCGATTAAAATATTTAGAGATTATTGACGGAAGCTCAAAGCAATTATTAAATTTAATTGATGATATTATTGATATTGCAAAAATAGAGTCTAACGAAATTAAAATTGTTTATAAGGATTGCCATCTGGTTAAGCTTATAAAAAATCTTGAAATAACATACAATCAATTAAAGGCGGTAAAAGGAAAAGATGATATTGTAATAAAATCTTATGTTCCAGAAGAATTAAAAAAACTGGTTATTATTACTGATGAGCAAAGATTGCAGCAAGTTATTTCTAATTTATTGAATAATGCTTTAAAATTTTCAGAAAAAGGAGAAATTTCTTTTGGTTTTACAGTTGAGGGCGATTACTTGAAATTCTTTGTAAAAGATGAAGGTATTGGTATTGATGTAAGTAAGCACGATGAGGTGTTTGAGCGTTTTAAACAGGTAAATTATGATAACAGTGCAATATATGGTGGTACAGGTTTAGGGCTTTCTATTAGCAAAGGGATTGTTACGCTTTTGGGAGGGGAAATTAAACTAACGTCAGAGTTAGGTAAGGGTACTCGATTTGATTTTACTATACCATTAAAATCAACAGCATTTAAAAAGGAAGCCAAGAAAGCTGTAGCTCCAATTAGTGAAGCGTTTTTAAAAGGTAAAACTATTTTAATTGCAGAAGATGATGCATTAATACAATTGTTGTTTAAAATTGTATTAAAAAAGACGGAGGCTGATATTCTTTTTGCAAACACCGGAAAATCGGCCGTAGATATATTTAAGGATAATCCGCATATCGATATTGTTTTGCTCGACATCAGAATGCCAGAAATGAATGGTATTGATGCGATGGAAAGGATATTAGAAATAAAACCTGAAACAAAAATTATTATGCAGACGGCTTATGTTATGCCTGATGAAAAAGAAAAATGTTATAAGAAAGGTTGTGTAGATTTTCTGTCTAAACCTGTTATTAAGGAGCAGTTATACGAAACTTTAAATAGATGGTTAAATTGA
- the nadD gene encoding nicotinate (nicotinamide) nucleotide adenylyltransferase — protein MKIGLYFGSFNPIHIGHLVIANHIAEHSDLDQVWFVVTPHNPFKKKSSLLDNYQRLELVYRATKDYDKLKPSDIEFSLPQPNYTINTLVHLQEKYPNHEFSLIMGEDNLKSFHKWKNYEVILENHDIYVNPRISDNKVNTQFTGHKKIHVVNAPIMELSSTFIRNAIKTRKNVKPMLPENVWEYLDEMNFYR, from the coding sequence ATGAAAATTGGATTGTATTTTGGGTCGTTTAACCCTATACATATTGGGCATTTGGTTATCGCAAACCATATAGCCGAACATAGTGATTTAGATCAGGTTTGGTTTGTAGTAACGCCACATAATCCATTTAAAAAGAAAAGTAGTTTGCTCGATAATTATCAACGACTTGAGTTGGTATATCGAGCTACTAAAGATTACGATAAGCTTAAACCTAGTGATATAGAGTTTAGCTTACCGCAGCCAAATTATACGATAAATACGTTGGTGCATCTTCAAGAAAAGTACCCAAACCACGAGTTTTCATTAATTATGGGAGAAGATAATTTGAAGAGTTTCCATAAATGGAAAAACTACGAAGTTATTTTAGAAAACCATGATATTTATGTAAACCCGCGTATTTCGGATAATAAAGTGAATACTCAATTTACGGGGCATAAAAAAATACATGTTGTTAATGCTCCAATAATGGAGTTATCTTCTACGTTTATTCGAAACGCTATTAAAACTAGAAAAAACGTAAAACCTATGTTGCCAGAAAACGTTTGGGAGTATTTAGATGAAATGAATTTTTATAGGTGA
- the gmk gene encoding guanylate kinase, with the protein MAATNKKQGKLIVFSAPSGSGKTTIVRHLLGLEELNLEFSISATSRESRGTEIDGTDYYFLSASEFKSKIKNDEFLEWEEVYRDNFYGTLKTEVERIWAKGKNVIFDIDVSGGLRIKRKFPEETLAIFVKPPSIDELKIRLKKRKTESADKINMRVAKASAELATAPLFDVIVVNDTLEHALTEAKALVSDFVNS; encoded by the coding sequence ATGGCAGCAACAAATAAAAAACAAGGCAAACTAATAGTGTTTTCTGCACCATCTGGTTCGGGGAAAACAACCATAGTTAGACATTTATTAGGATTAGAAGAGTTGAATTTAGAGTTTTCTATTTCTGCGACTTCTAGAGAAAGTAGAGGCACCGAAATAGATGGAACCGACTATTATTTTCTTTCGGCTAGCGAATTCAAATCTAAAATTAAAAATGATGAGTTTTTAGAATGGGAAGAGGTTTATCGCGATAACTTTTATGGTACCTTAAAAACCGAAGTAGAACGCATTTGGGCAAAAGGTAAAAATGTAATTTTTGATATAGATGTTTCTGGCGGGTTACGAATTAAACGAAAATTCCCAGAAGAAACTTTAGCTATTTTTGTTAAGCCACCAAGTATAGATGAGCTTAAAATTAGACTTAAAAAACGAAAAACAGAAAGTGCCGATAAAATTAATATGCGCGTAGCTAAAGCATCGGCCGAGCTGGCAACAGCACCACTTTTTGATGTTATTGTTGTTAATGATACTCTAGAGCATGCGCTTACAGAAGCTAAAGCGTTAGTAAGTGATTTTGTGAATTCTTAA
- a CDS encoding YicC/YloC family endoribonuclease, with the protein MIYSMTGYGKSVLQLPTKKITIELKSLNSKSLDLNARMPSIYREKELSIRKLLADKLVRGKVDFSIYVEATAEDTSTQINTPVVKQYMEQLRQVVEGSEIELLKMAVKFPDALNTVREEIDENEWNTISKEINTAVADLNSYRLNEGKVLEQDFINRIDTIGSVLEQVITMDPERVEGVRERLHKGVAELKEKYDENRFEQELVYYIEKFDITEEKVRLKNHLNYFIESINSEESNGKKLGFISQEMGREINTIGSKSNYAPMQQLVVQMKDELEKIKEQLLNVL; encoded by the coding sequence ATGATTTATTCAATGACAGGTTACGGAAAATCTGTATTACAATTACCTACGAAAAAAATAACAATCGAACTAAAATCTTTAAACAGTAAAAGTTTAGATTTAAATGCTAGAATGCCTTCTATTTATAGAGAAAAGGAGCTTTCTATTCGAAAACTTCTGGCCGATAAGTTGGTACGTGGTAAAGTCGATTTTTCTATTTATGTTGAAGCTACTGCAGAAGATACATCTACCCAAATTAACACACCTGTTGTTAAGCAATACATGGAGCAGTTAAGGCAAGTTGTAGAAGGTAGCGAAATTGAGCTGTTAAAAATGGCTGTTAAATTTCCTGATGCATTAAATACGGTTCGTGAAGAAATAGACGAAAACGAATGGAACACCATTTCGAAAGAAATTAATACTGCTGTTGCCGATTTAAATAGTTACCGATTAAACGAAGGTAAGGTGCTAGAGCAAGATTTTATTAATCGTATAGATACTATTGGGAGTGTTTTGGAGCAAGTTATAACAATGGATCCGGAGCGAGTTGAAGGTGTGCGCGAGCGTTTACATAAAGGTGTTGCCGAGCTTAAAGAAAAATATGATGAAAATCGCTTTGAGCAAGAATTGGTGTATTACATTGAAAAATTTGATATCACTGAAGAGAAAGTGCGTTTAAAAAATCATTTAAATTATTTTATAGAATCGATAAATTCGGAAGAATCTAACGGTAAAAAATTAGGGTTTATTAGTCAAGAAATGGGCCGTGAAATAAATACTATTGGTTCAAAAAGTAATTATGCACCAATGCAACAATTGGTTGTGCAAATGAAAGATGAGTTAGAAAAAATTAAGGAACAGTTATTAAACGTACTTTAA
- a CDS encoding formylglycine-generating enzyme family protein, which produces MKQYAQAFLVIFMITAVFGCKNKNNEAIKISDKTEAIIAKKAITDSITNNPPKGMVWIPGGAFLQGAVPQDEAAMDHEKPQHPVKVDGFFMDITEVTNAEFAKFIDATGYVTMAEREIDWNEMKKQLPEGTPKPHDSVLKPGSLMFKKTKSSVPNLYDFSQWWRWSIGTNWKHPSGPDSNIEGKVNHPVVHVCYEDAEAYCVWAGRRLPTEAEWEFAARANQQNTTYFWGDDRSVLSKQANSWEGEFPVNNTLEDGFERTAPVKTYPANNFGLFDMAGNVWEMTTDWYNLNYYNEVAATNTTLVNPKGADKAYNPNNPYIQEKIIKGGSFLCSDSYCASYRVSSRMGTSLDSSAEHVGFRTVATPDMLAKK; this is translated from the coding sequence ATGAAACAATACGCACAAGCATTTTTAGTAATTTTTATGATTACTGCTGTTTTTGGATGTAAAAATAAAAATAATGAAGCTATTAAGATTTCTGATAAAACTGAAGCCATAATCGCTAAAAAAGCAATAACCGACAGCATAACCAATAACCCGCCAAAAGGTATGGTTTGGATTCCTGGAGGTGCATTTTTACAAGGTGCCGTACCTCAAGATGAAGCAGCTATGGATCATGAAAAACCTCAACACCCAGTAAAAGTTGATGGTTTTTTTATGGATATCACCGAAGTTACCAATGCCGAGTTTGCTAAATTTATTGATGCTACAGGTTACGTAACCATGGCTGAGCGTGAAATTGATTGGAACGAAATGAAAAAACAACTTCCTGAAGGTACTCCAAAACCACACGATTCTGTTTTAAAACCGGGTTCTTTAATGTTTAAAAAAACAAAATCGTCGGTTCCTAATCTATACGATTTCTCACAATGGTGGCGCTGGTCTATTGGTACAAACTGGAAACACCCAAGCGGACCAGATAGCAATATAGAAGGTAAAGTCAACCACCCTGTTGTACATGTTTGCTATGAAGATGCTGAAGCTTACTGTGTTTGGGCAGGCAGACGCTTACCCACAGAAGCCGAATGGGAATTTGCTGCAAGAGCAAATCAACAAAACACAACTTATTTCTGGGGAGATGACCGCTCTGTTTTATCAAAACAAGCTAATAGTTGGGAAGGCGAATTCCCTGTAAACAACACACTAGAAGATGGTTTTGAACGCACAGCTCCGGTAAAAACTTACCCTGCAAATAATTTTGGATTATTTGATATGGCTGGTAATGTTTGGGAAATGACTACCGATTGGTACAACCTAAATTACTATAACGAAGTTGCTGCTACAAACACAACATTGGTTAACCCAAAAGGAGCAGATAAAGCATATAACCCTAATAACCCATACATACAAGAAAAAATTATTAAAGGTGGTTCTTTTTTATGTAGCGACTCATACTGTGCTAGCTACAGAGTATCATCGCGTATGGGCACAAGTTTAGACTCATCTGCAGAGCATGTTGGTTTTAGAACCGTTGCTACTCCAGACATGTTAGCTAAAAAGTAA